The Bifidobacterium animalis subsp. animalis ATCC 25527 genome has a segment encoding these proteins:
- a CDS encoding Mrp/NBP35 family ATP-binding protein, translating to MTDQTQIIETAVIERLSHVIDPELGRSVTDLGMICGVDVRPTGPDSFNVRVNVELTVPGCPLSAEISRQIEAAVTGYAEARLTAEIVVGAMDEEKLKSLVNNLKAARRENPFTKPGTKTRIFAIASGKGGVGKSSISANLAATFAALGYDTAAIDADIYGFSLPRLFGVHDQPTNLNGMLMPVTAWGVKLMSIGMFAGSDRAILWRGPRLQRSLEQFLADVWWGEPDVLILDLAPGTGDMAISVAQALPNAELVVVTTPQPSASDIAVRSGLVALQVPMRVRGVVENMSYFDHAGERLDIFGTGGGARVSSQLTDALHYEVPLMAQLPLDPRIREIGESEGRPAVLNNDGTLRDDDFGRTFEHLAKSLLA from the coding sequence ATGACTGATCAGACGCAGATTATCGAAACCGCCGTCATTGAGCGGCTCAGCCACGTGATCGACCCTGAGCTTGGCCGCTCGGTCACCGATCTGGGTATGATCTGCGGCGTCGATGTTCGCCCCACAGGCCCGGATTCCTTCAATGTGCGGGTCAATGTGGAGCTCACCGTGCCTGGTTGCCCGCTGTCTGCCGAGATCAGCAGGCAGATCGAGGCGGCCGTGACCGGTTATGCCGAGGCGCGGCTCACCGCCGAGATCGTCGTCGGCGCGATGGACGAGGAGAAGCTCAAGTCGCTGGTGAACAATCTGAAAGCCGCCCGTCGTGAGAACCCGTTCACCAAACCAGGTACGAAAACGCGCATCTTCGCCATTGCCTCAGGCAAGGGCGGCGTGGGAAAGTCTTCCATCTCCGCCAATCTTGCGGCCACCTTCGCAGCCCTCGGCTATGACACTGCGGCCATCGACGCCGATATCTACGGCTTCTCACTCCCCCGCCTCTTCGGCGTCCACGACCAGCCCACGAATCTGAACGGCATGCTGATGCCGGTGACCGCGTGGGGCGTCAAACTCATGTCGATCGGCATGTTCGCCGGTTCCGACCGTGCCATTCTATGGCGAGGCCCCCGTCTGCAGCGTTCGCTCGAACAGTTTCTGGCCGATGTGTGGTGGGGCGAACCCGATGTGCTGATTCTTGATCTCGCCCCCGGCACCGGCGACATGGCGATTTCAGTGGCGCAGGCATTGCCGAACGCTGAGCTCGTTGTGGTCACGACTCCACAGCCCTCCGCGTCGGACATCGCCGTGCGCTCCGGTCTGGTCGCACTTCAGGTGCCGATGCGAGTGCGTGGCGTGGTGGAGAACATGAGCTATTTCGATCATGCCGGCGAACGGCTCGACATATTCGGCACGGGAGGTGGAGCGCGCGTGAGTTCCCAACTGACCGATGCGCTGCACTATGAGGTGCCGCTCATGGCGCAATTGCCACTCGACCCGCGCATCCGCGAGATTGGCGAAAGCGAGGGACGACCGGCCGTGCTCAACAACGACGGCACGCTCCGTGATGACGACTTCGGTCGTACCTTCGAACATCTGGCCAAGAGTCTTCTGGCATAG
- the glnA gene encoding type I glutamate--ammonia ligase, with translation MTPLKTKADAEALINQEGIEYVSVRFTDLIGVQQHFTVPASEFLKDAFDEGMPFDGSSIEGFQAINESDMKLVPDIETAFVDPFRKHKTLDVAFSIVDPLTDEPYSRDPRQVAAKAEAYLKSTGVADTASFAPEAEFFIFDKVRFGNDMRGSFYEVDSIEAPWNSGLDVEEDGTPNIGFKNRVKRGYFPVPPADHTQDLRDDMVANLQKVGLILERAHHEVAGAGQQEINYRFNSLQHAGDDLMKYKYVIHETAALAGKAATFMPKPIAGDNGTGMHCHQSLWKDGKPLFYDEKNYGGLSDMARWYIGGLIKHSSSVLAFTNPSLNSYHRLVPGFEAPVNLVYSARNRSAAIRIPLAGTSPAAKRIEFRAPDPSCNPFLAFSAQLMAGLDGILNHIEPPEPVDKDLYELPPEEHAGIKQVPSSLAEALDALEEDHDFLTAGDVFTEDLIETWIDLKRGEIDQARLQPTPLEYELYFHI, from the coding sequence GTGACCCCACTCAAAACCAAGGCAGACGCCGAAGCTCTTATCAATCAGGAAGGCATCGAATATGTTTCCGTGCGCTTCACCGATCTGATTGGCGTTCAGCAGCACTTCACGGTTCCTGCCAGCGAATTCCTCAAGGACGCGTTCGATGAGGGCATGCCATTCGACGGCTCCTCCATCGAAGGCTTCCAGGCCATCAACGAATCCGACATGAAGCTCGTTCCGGATATCGAGACCGCCTTCGTCGACCCCTTCCGCAAGCACAAGACCCTCGACGTCGCCTTCTCAATCGTCGACCCACTCACCGACGAGCCTTACTCCCGTGATCCCCGTCAGGTCGCTGCGAAGGCGGAGGCATACCTCAAGTCCACCGGCGTTGCGGACACGGCATCGTTCGCTCCCGAGGCCGAGTTCTTCATCTTCGACAAAGTGCGCTTCGGCAACGACATGCGCGGTTCCTTCTACGAGGTCGACTCCATCGAGGCCCCATGGAACTCCGGACTGGACGTCGAGGAAGACGGCACTCCGAACATCGGCTTCAAGAACCGTGTCAAGCGCGGTTACTTCCCGGTTCCGCCGGCCGACCACACCCAGGATCTGCGTGACGACATGGTCGCCAACCTGCAGAAGGTCGGTCTGATCCTCGAACGTGCACACCATGAGGTCGCCGGCGCAGGCCAGCAGGAGATCAACTACCGCTTCAACTCCCTGCAGCATGCAGGCGATGACCTCATGAAGTACAAGTACGTCATCCACGAAACCGCCGCTCTCGCAGGCAAGGCAGCCACCTTCATGCCCAAGCCGATCGCAGGCGACAACGGCACCGGCATGCACTGCCACCAGTCCCTGTGGAAGGACGGCAAGCCGCTGTTCTACGATGAGAAGAACTATGGTGGCCTCTCCGACATGGCCCGTTGGTACATTGGCGGCCTGATCAAGCACTCCTCGTCGGTGCTCGCCTTCACCAACCCGTCACTGAACTCCTACCACCGTCTGGTTCCGGGCTTCGAGGCGCCGGTCAATCTGGTCTACTCCGCCCGCAACCGTTCCGCCGCGATCCGCATCCCGCTCGCAGGCACCTCGCCTGCCGCCAAGCGCATCGAGTTCCGCGCGCCGGATCCGTCGTGCAACCCGTTCCTCGCCTTCTCCGCACAGCTCATGGCAGGCCTCGATGGCATTCTCAACCACATCGAGCCGCCGGAGCCGGTCGACAAGGATCTCTACGAGCTTCCTCCGGAGGAGCATGCCGGCATCAAGCAGGTGCCGTCCTCGCTCGCCGAAGCCCTCGATGCGCTCGAAGAGGACCATGACTTCCTGACGGCCGGTGACGTGTTCACCGAGGATCTCATCGAGACGTGGATCGACCTGAAGCGCGGCGAGATCGATCAGGCTCGCCTGCAGCCGACTCCGCTTGAGTACGAGCTCTACTTCCACATCTGA
- a CDS encoding DUF4191 domain-containing protein, whose translation MAQQEKSEKPKKRGMFKQIATIYKFTAAEDKALPWITGAVFAAPIVVGIICGIVFHWGWVSWITLMILAVMIGLLLFTIVLTRRANNVGYKQMEGKSGAAISILGNMKRAGFDFPQEPVWVDPRTRDAVWRGTGYQGIYLIGEGNYGRVMQAMDRQEKQIKGVTAGSHIPVYRICVGDGPKQVRLKDLRNTVLKKKTYVPNNYTNPIMRKLRPRHRFALSKPQLITLNDRLHTLQRRSGMGIPKGMDPMKTHKVSRRAMRGR comes from the coding sequence ATGGCGCAGCAAGAGAAGTCTGAGAAGCCAAAGAAACGCGGAATGTTCAAGCAGATCGCCACGATCTACAAGTTCACGGCAGCCGAGGACAAGGCGCTGCCATGGATCACTGGCGCAGTGTTCGCCGCCCCGATTGTCGTGGGTATCATCTGCGGCATCGTGTTCCATTGGGGTTGGGTCTCGTGGATCACGCTGATGATTCTCGCCGTGATGATTGGCCTGCTGCTGTTCACGATCGTGCTCACCCGCCGTGCCAACAATGTCGGGTACAAGCAGATGGAAGGCAAGTCCGGTGCCGCGATCAGCATTCTCGGCAACATGAAGCGCGCCGGATTCGATTTCCCGCAGGAACCGGTGTGGGTCGACCCGCGTACCCGTGACGCAGTGTGGCGCGGCACCGGGTATCAGGGCATCTACCTGATCGGCGAAGGCAATTACGGTCGCGTGATGCAGGCGATGGACCGTCAGGAGAAGCAGATCAAAGGCGTGACGGCGGGTTCGCATATTCCCGTCTACCGCATCTGCGTGGGAGACGGCCCCAAGCAGGTTCGTCTCAAGGATCTGCGCAATACGGTGCTCAAGAAGAAGACGTACGTGCCGAACAACTACACCAATCCGATCATGCGCAAGCTTCGTCCGCGCCATCGTTTCGCACTCTCCAAACCGCAGCTCATCACACTGAACGACCGCTTGCATACACTGCAGCGCCGTAGCGGCATGGGCATTCCCAAGGGCATGGACCCGATGAAGACGCACAAGGTGAGCCGTCGCGCTATGCGCGGCAGGTGA
- a CDS encoding dihydrolipoyl dehydrogenase family protein — translation MTSEHYDVVIIGAGPGGYTVALRSAELGKSVLLVERDDVVGGTCLNRGCIPSKALITAARTIDTIHRGEQIGIDCQLQEIDFGKLCAFRDDTVSTMRGGLLGLLTFRGVHMVQGIASIEEDGHVRVVPAQGEKTVRGRNAGGDFEDGEQSLDVTAGDVVIATGSRPKPLDVAPFNHALIDSTAALALNSFPHSAVVIGSGATALEFATMWNSAGADVTLIMRGGIVLSRSDRRAAKVLMRELKRQGITIVTKATITAVDTGENLGATVHYMDADGNGQEVFAEWVLAAIGRVPNTDGAWFEKASIELDENGLVQTDAYGRTSREHVWALGDITPGHQLAHRAYQQGYVVAESIAGLDPSPVNEHTIPTVVFSNPEFASVGYTLREAKADPRFADVSETLIPVMANARMLMSGASGSVSVVSGRKSADQSDDVHVLGVHIVSPDASDLIAETQQIIGNHVPLSAAARNIHPHPTFSEMLGETLLKADGRPLHTR, via the coding sequence ATGACGAGTGAACATTACGACGTGGTGATTATCGGCGCAGGCCCCGGCGGCTACACAGTGGCGCTGCGCTCGGCGGAACTAGGCAAATCAGTGCTGTTGGTGGAACGCGACGATGTGGTGGGCGGCACATGCCTTAACCGCGGGTGCATTCCGTCGAAGGCACTCATCACGGCAGCGCGCACCATTGACACGATACATCGCGGCGAACAGATCGGCATAGACTGCCAACTGCAGGAAATCGACTTTGGCAAACTATGTGCATTCCGCGACGACACGGTGTCGACGATGCGTGGGGGATTGCTCGGGCTGCTCACCTTCCGTGGCGTGCATATGGTGCAGGGCATCGCCTCAATCGAAGAGGACGGCCATGTGCGTGTGGTGCCGGCGCAGGGTGAGAAGACCGTCCGTGGGCGCAACGCGGGCGGTGATTTCGAAGACGGTGAGCAATCTCTCGACGTCACCGCAGGCGATGTGGTGATCGCCACCGGCTCCCGGCCAAAACCACTCGACGTGGCACCATTCAACCATGCACTCATCGACTCGACGGCCGCATTGGCGCTCAACTCCTTCCCACACAGCGCCGTGGTGATCGGTTCGGGGGCCACGGCGCTTGAATTCGCGACGATGTGGAATTCCGCAGGAGCAGACGTCACACTCATCATGCGCGGCGGCATCGTGCTCTCTCGCTCCGACAGGCGCGCGGCGAAAGTGCTGATGCGCGAGCTGAAACGGCAGGGCATCACGATTGTCACAAAGGCCACCATCACGGCAGTCGACACCGGGGAGAATCTGGGGGCCACCGTGCATTACATGGACGCTGACGGCAATGGGCAAGAGGTATTCGCCGAGTGGGTGCTCGCAGCCATCGGGCGTGTGCCGAACACCGACGGCGCATGGTTCGAGAAGGCATCAATCGAGCTCGACGAGAACGGTTTGGTGCAAACGGATGCCTACGGCCGCACCAGCCGAGAGCATGTGTGGGCGTTGGGCGACATCACCCCAGGGCACCAACTGGCACACCGTGCATATCAACAAGGTTATGTGGTGGCCGAATCGATTGCCGGGCTCGACCCTTCCCCGGTAAACGAGCATACGATCCCCACCGTTGTGTTCTCGAACCCGGAATTCGCCTCCGTCGGCTACACGCTGCGCGAAGCCAAGGCTGACCCCAGATTTGCCGATGTCAGTGAGACACTCATTCCGGTCATGGCAAACGCCCGCATGCTGATGAGCGGAGCCTCCGGTTCGGTGTCGGTGGTGAGCGGAAGAAAGTCTGCGGATCAATCGGATGACGTCCATGTGCTCGGCGTGCACATCGTCTCCCCCGACGCCAGCGATCTGATTGCCGAGACACAGCAGATCATAGGCAACCATGTCCCATTGAGCGCTGCCGCGCGTAATATTCACCCGCACCCGACCTTCAGCGAGATGCTCGGGGAAACGCTGCTCAAGGCCGATGGCCGACCATTGCATACCCGCTGA
- a CDS encoding DUF3043 domain-containing protein: MALFKKKETESKQDAAQAPAEPTVGKGRPTPKRKDAEARNLRPLVPENTKEQRKLAKQKLRERENREYEAMRTGDLNNMPKAERLPWRVYTRDYIDARFNIGEYFIPVALVMLVASVIFTVLFPSPLVSIIIMTLLYLYLFAIVIDEVVMWRKLKKLLIAKYGEQSVARGMRTGSYAWSRSIQFRRWRLPKPRYAKRGHFPE, encoded by the coding sequence ATGGCTTTGTTCAAGAAGAAAGAGACGGAAAGCAAGCAGGACGCGGCTCAGGCTCCTGCGGAGCCGACCGTGGGCAAGGGACGCCCCACCCCCAAGCGCAAGGATGCCGAGGCAAGAAATCTGCGCCCATTGGTTCCCGAGAACACCAAGGAGCAGCGCAAGCTCGCCAAACAAAAGCTGCGCGAGCGTGAAAACCGCGAGTACGAGGCGATGCGTACCGGCGACCTCAACAACATGCCGAAGGCCGAACGCCTGCCATGGCGCGTATACACGCGCGACTACATCGATGCGCGCTTCAACATCGGCGAATACTTCATTCCCGTCGCATTGGTCATGCTCGTCGCCTCGGTCATCTTCACCGTGCTCTTCCCGTCACCGCTCGTGTCGATCATCATCATGACATTGCTGTACCTGTACCTGTTCGCCATCGTCATCGACGAGGTGGTGATGTGGCGCAAGCTCAAGAAACTGCTCATCGCCAAGTACGGAGAGCAGTCGGTGGCGCGCGGCATGCGCACCGGATCCTATGCGTGGAGCCGTTCCATCCAGTTCCGCCGCTGGCGCCTGCCCAAACCACGCTATGCCAAGCGCGGGCATTTCCCGGAGTAG
- a CDS encoding dipeptidase, producing MILTADQIRARVDADWPQILGVVEDRIALRPISAHGINGEHMRKSAEYVATKLREVGVDAKAVQARDKDGNPSAWEVIGSLEVNPDAPTVLLYAHHDVQPVPDEKEWDTAPFEATLKGDRLYGRGACDDAGGIAIHYGALKALGDQLGVNIKVFIEGEEEMGSASFIPFIEAHHDEFDSDVIIVADSGNWAPDVPSLTTSLRGNATCDVHVKVLGHPVHSGQYGGPVLDANTLASMLIAKMYDEKGELAIPGLMAGEPIGGLQRDLDEADMRAAAGVVDSFTLVGTGSLASRLWTKPSATVIGFDAHPVKDSFNVISPETTFRVSLRVAPQQDPHEAMDAMVDFFEKNAPFGAEVHVEPLEAGMGWAMDPGCEATQDALASLKEAFGVDPVNKGEGGSIPFIPELQKIFPDAQVLVTGPEDPISNAHSPNESVSVSGLRKDVVAEALLLDKLGRA from the coding sequence ATGATTTTGACAGCAGATCAGATTCGCGCACGCGTGGACGCCGATTGGCCGCAGATCCTGGGCGTGGTGGAGGACCGCATCGCATTGCGTCCCATCTCCGCGCATGGCATCAATGGCGAGCATATGCGCAAATCGGCGGAATATGTGGCGACCAAGCTGCGCGAGGTGGGCGTGGACGCCAAGGCTGTGCAGGCGCGTGACAAGGACGGCAATCCAAGCGCATGGGAAGTGATCGGCTCTCTGGAAGTCAATCCGGACGCCCCGACCGTGCTGTTGTACGCCCACCATGACGTGCAGCCTGTGCCCGACGAGAAGGAATGGGATACCGCACCCTTTGAGGCCACGTTGAAAGGTGACAGGCTCTATGGGCGTGGCGCCTGCGATGACGCGGGTGGCATCGCGATTCACTACGGGGCGCTCAAGGCGTTGGGCGACCAGCTTGGCGTGAACATCAAGGTGTTCATCGAAGGTGAGGAGGAGATGGGTTCGGCGAGCTTCATCCCGTTCATCGAAGCACATCACGACGAATTCGACTCAGATGTGATCATCGTCGCCGATTCTGGCAACTGGGCGCCGGATGTGCCGTCGCTCACCACGAGTCTGCGCGGCAACGCCACTTGTGATGTGCATGTGAAGGTGCTCGGCCACCCGGTGCATTCGGGCCAGTATGGAGGCCCGGTGCTCGACGCGAACACACTGGCCTCGATGCTCATCGCGAAGATGTATGACGAGAAGGGTGAACTGGCGATTCCGGGGCTTATGGCGGGCGAGCCGATCGGCGGCCTGCAGCGCGATCTGGATGAGGCCGACATGCGCGCGGCCGCCGGCGTGGTCGACTCGTTCACGTTGGTGGGCACCGGTTCGCTGGCGTCACGGTTGTGGACGAAGCCGAGCGCCACGGTGATTGGTTTCGACGCCCATCCGGTCAAGGACTCGTTCAATGTGATCAGCCCCGAGACCACGTTCCGGGTGAGCCTTCGAGTGGCGCCGCAGCAGGACCCGCATGAGGCCATGGACGCGATGGTGGATTTCTTCGAGAAGAACGCGCCATTCGGCGCCGAGGTGCACGTCGAACCGTTGGAGGCCGGCATGGGCTGGGCCATGGATCCGGGCTGCGAGGCCACGCAGGACGCGCTCGCATCGCTCAAGGAGGCTTTCGGCGTCGACCCGGTGAACAAGGGTGAGGGTGGCTCCATCCCGTTCATTCCCGAACTGCAGAAGATTTTCCCCGACGCGCAGGTGTTGGTCACCGGCCCGGAGGACCCGATCTCGAACGCGCACAGCCCCAACGAATCCGTGAGCGTGTCAGGGTTGAGGAAGGACGTCGTCGCCGAGGCGCTGCTTCTTGATAAACTGGGCAGAGCATAA
- a CDS encoding sensor histidine kinase: MRWVGADASGCTMLKRLKNIAHPFLAFIIAAFSLVFECDVWLFTPPKQWWFISVLMLAQALAIGCYWSPVWCSVALLLLNGVGEYAIPGYAQFTSYFMFLSVILICYKTSNRIAAALCLLMMSYTCLETMIRPGSFTGYGCLAFCMVYAVASTVGRYMAWEQRRTERMRESVMVESRLRQLEANQYLAAHLHDALSQELALISMETQLHAVDKSVPDEERWRRVSDYTQNALADLRGIITQLRDDGDFKKDGDEPENVVALLRREAAAGDKLLHDHGFSGETVLDSAQDANMHSSELGGLLSLICHEIYTNMLKHAETARPYHVSISLSSSRVCIRYANGIGEQSVAGGGSGLRSLQSLITSMGGDFSHDARDGEWNGTVEIPLR, translated from the coding sequence ATGCGTTGGGTTGGTGCTGATGCATCTGGTTGCACCATGCTGAAACGCCTGAAGAACATCGCCCACCCATTCCTCGCATTCATCATCGCGGCATTCTCCTTGGTCTTCGAATGCGATGTCTGGTTGTTCACACCACCAAAACAATGGTGGTTCATCAGTGTGCTCATGCTTGCGCAGGCGCTCGCCATCGGCTGCTACTGGTCACCGGTCTGGTGTTCGGTCGCACTGCTTCTGCTCAACGGCGTAGGCGAATACGCCATTCCGGGGTATGCGCAGTTCACATCGTACTTCATGTTCCTGTCCGTGATACTGATCTGCTACAAGACGTCCAATCGCATCGCTGCGGCACTATGCCTGCTGATGATGTCGTACACCTGCCTAGAAACGATGATCCGACCAGGATCGTTCACCGGCTACGGATGCCTGGCATTCTGCATGGTCTATGCCGTGGCGTCGACGGTCGGCCGATACATGGCATGGGAGCAGCGACGAACGGAGCGCATGCGTGAGAGCGTGATGGTCGAAAGCCGCCTCAGGCAACTCGAGGCGAACCAGTATCTGGCCGCGCATCTGCACGACGCATTGTCTCAGGAGTTGGCGCTCATCTCGATGGAGACGCAGCTGCACGCCGTCGACAAGAGCGTGCCTGACGAGGAACGCTGGCGGCGCGTGTCCGATTACACGCAGAATGCGCTCGCGGACCTTCGCGGCATCATCACCCAACTGCGCGACGACGGCGACTTCAAAAAGGATGGCGACGAGCCGGAGAATGTGGTGGCGCTGTTGCGGCGGGAGGCCGCCGCAGGTGACAAGCTGTTGCATGACCATGGGTTCTCCGGCGAGACCGTGTTGGACTCGGCACAGGATGCAAACATGCATTCGTCGGAACTTGGCGGCTTGTTGAGCCTCATCTGTCATGAGATCTATACGAACATGCTCAAGCATGCCGAGACCGCACGCCCATACCACGTCTCGATCTCGCTGTCTTCATCGCGCGTATGCATCCGCTACGCCAATGGTATCGGCGAGCAGTCGGTGGCCGGCGGTGGCAGCGGGTTGCGCTCACTGCAATCGCTCATCACCTCGATGGGCGGCGACTTCTCGCATGATGCCCGCGACGGCGAATGGAACGGCACCGTCGAGATCCCGTTGCGGTAA
- a CDS encoding ECF transporter S component, which yields MSASVIEAKPVLKWRVVDIAVASVIGVASALIYWFVAFATAAPWSLLEGVVPGLAGIFNGLWLFAGPLAAIIVRKPGAALYAEIVAGVLEALMGNMWGGVETFLIALVQGLFAEIAFAVFAYKKWNLGVTVLSGALSGVGCWGYSFFTHLQAIDLGGSYGVVYLITTVLSGALVAGMAMWYLYLGIARTGALDQFASGRAVRGAKH from the coding sequence ATGTCAGCTTCTGTTATCGAAGCGAAACCGGTCCTCAAATGGCGTGTGGTCGATATCGCCGTCGCCTCGGTCATCGGCGTGGCTTCCGCGCTCATCTATTGGTTCGTGGCATTCGCCACAGCGGCACCGTGGTCGCTGCTCGAAGGAGTAGTGCCCGGGCTCGCCGGTATTTTCAACGGTCTGTGGCTGTTCGCCGGACCGCTCGCCGCAATCATCGTGCGCAAGCCGGGCGCCGCGCTCTATGCGGAGATCGTCGCCGGCGTGCTCGAGGCACTCATGGGCAACATGTGGGGAGGTGTCGAAACCTTCCTCATCGCATTGGTTCAGGGTCTGTTCGCTGAGATCGCATTCGCCGTCTTCGCCTACAAAAAATGGAACCTCGGCGTCACCGTGCTCTCTGGCGCATTGAGCGGCGTGGGTTGCTGGGGGTATTCGTTCTTCACCCACCTGCAGGCCATCGATCTGGGCGGCTCCTACGGCGTCGTGTATTTGATCACCACCGTGCTTTCCGGCGCGCTCGTCGCCGGCATGGCCATGTGGTACCTGTATCTTGGCATCGCCAGAACCGGAGCGCTCGACCAGTTCGCATCGGGCCGTGCCGTGCGCGGCGCCAAGCATTGA